The Helianthus annuus cultivar XRQ/B chromosome 15, HanXRQr2.0-SUNRISE, whole genome shotgun sequence genomic sequence TCTTAATTCTATGCTTTGTCAAATGAATTTTCCTGTAAAGTGGCGAAGGTGGGTTATGTCTATTGTAACATCGGCTCGGGCTTCGGTATTGGTTAATGGTTCTCCAACACAAGAATTTACATGCTCGAGAGGATTAAGACAGGGGGACCCGCTATCCCCTTTTTTATTCGTACTTGCAATGGAAGCGCTTACCGGAGTAATGAAAAAGGCGTGTGATATCGGAGTGATCCAAGGTTTAAGCTTGTCGCCAACCGGAGGCCAAATCTCACATTTTCTTTACGCAGACGATGTGATTTTTGTGGGTAAGTGGTCCTTTAATAACTTGTTGAATTTGAAACGTATACTTAGATGCTTTTATTTGAGCTCGGGTTTAAAAGTGAACCTGAAAAAAAGCAGTTTGTATGGGGTTGGAATTGAGGATTCTCACGTTCAATTGATGGCAAATATGTTGGGATGCACAAGAGGAACGTTCCCTTTCAAATATTTGGGGTTACAAGTAGGGGCAAATATGAATTTGATCAAGAATTGGGATCCGGTGGTGGAAACATTTCAAAAAAGGTTGTCACTTTGGAAGGCAAAAACGATTTCTTTGGGTGGCCGAATTACGTTGGTGAGTTCCGTTCTTAATGCCTTGCCTACGTATTACTTTTCTTTATATAAGGCACCACTAGGGGTgataaaaaagttagaaaaattacGTAGAGATTTTTTGTGGGGATCGAATCCTGAACAAGAAAAAATGAAGTGGGTTGCATGGAAGAGTATGATGACGCCAAAAGACCTCGGGGGAATGGGGTTTGGATCATTACGAGCGGTAAATTTAGCAATGTTGTctaagtggtggtggaggtttaagGTGGAAAGAGATAGTCTTTGGAAAAAAGTGGTATGGGAGGTGCATAACAATTCAAGAACGTGGAGCTTTATTCCAGCAAAAATGTCAATGGCGGGCCCATGGAAACAAATACACAAtttaaaaattgatttcaatGCAATGGGTTTTTGTTTGGAATCTCTGTTTCGTGGGTCTCCGGGAAGCGACAGGGAAATGTTTTTCTGGAAAGAAAGATGGTTGTTTGAGGAGCCTTTATGCGAGAAGTTCCCGGCCCTGTTTCAGTTGGAGAGATACAAAAATGTTTTAATCAAGGAGCGGGTGGTGGATGGTCCAAATGGTTTGGAGCTGAAGTTTCTGTGGATCAGGCTACCTTCGGTGGCTGCCGAGATATCCGAGTTAAACATCCTATCTGATGctattgttcgatatgaattcgGTTTGGGTGCGGACAAATGGGCTTGGATCTTGGACAGCTCCGGTAGCTTCTCGGTGAGCAGTGTAAAGGAGAAGACGCACCGTTTAATGTTTTCAGATCTTCGGCTGGATTTTGAATGGAATAATTGGTCCCCCATCAAGGTAAATTTTTTAGTTTGGAGACTAATTCAAGATAAGCTTCCGACCAAGGCGGCTTTGAATAGAAGAAATGTCATAATAGAAGATAATCGTTGTAAAATGTGCGGTGATGAGGAAGAGTCTGCTTTGCATCTTTTCGCCTCATGCCGTATTGCGGAGCAAATTTGGGAGTTCATAACTCGGTGGTGCAGAATAAAACAGGTTCTTGTTTTGGAGTTGAAAGACTTGGCAAATATACATAAATGCAACAGAGGATCACATAGGTGGAAAAAAACGGTTAACTTGGTAACACAAGCGACCATATGGGTGATCTGGAGAAGCCGAAACGAGGCGGTATTTGAAGGAAAGCAGCCCTATGTTAATAGGATGAAGGAAGAAATCAAGATGTTCGGGTATATGTGGCTGAAAAGTAGAGTTAAAAACGCTAATATTTCATGGGAAAACTGGTGTAATTTCGATTTAATTAGTCTTGGGGTATGATAGTTTACATGGGTGTATGAACTTTTGGTGATACATTTCTGGCTAACAGTTGGTTATCCAGATGGTATGAATAAATTTTGTtgatctttcaaaaaaaaaagatggAACACGGTCAACATACCGCTTGACTTTTGACCCAAACCCCTCAAATTTAGCATAATTGTTTTAACTTTTTACTCTTTGACCAATGCTATGGGAATAGAATGTTTTTACTTTGCCAATGggctagtggtggagtggtaagggagagaccttgtgttccaagtgactcaagttcaattcctgcccctagcatttagtttctgcggcacctggtgatgatgggagactaggcgagtaggcggcgatcgctagttcgatccttgaactgagcgggttttacctcaccgcactgtcgtgccttcaggcgagtgttcacgggcttcggccctaggtgggggttttccccggttcggaaggcgggtgtatcccgatgtggtgaatttcgccagtaacccatttggaggattcgttggccgttcaaaaaaaaagaatGTTTTTACTTTTCACCTTTTAATAACATGTGTAGTGGAAGGGGAAAAAATATTTATCATAATAGTGTTGTTTCAAAAGTATTTATCAAAATAGTGTTTTATCTTTTTTTAATAGTTTCTCACTCCTAATTTCATTGGTTAGCTTCACTTTATTAACTACATTATATACTTTACcacttttttattaaaaaaattgaactGTTAACTTTAAATACTTTCTTAACATTGAGAGTTcacatttgatttttttttttttttttttttttttgaactgaaAGAGATTAACTTGGTTTTTTATCTGTGTTACAATTTCTTCGTCCACATGTAAAGAAAACAACAAACAACAGTAATTCAATAAGTAATTTATATGTATTATCTATATAAACTAAATAAATATTCACATGTATTTTAAATAGGAAAAGATAGAAATTATTTAGCTcgattatatatttttattcaaACTTGCTATAaacctttttttttctcaatCAACTTGTTATATTCTTATTTTATTTCATGTTGTAAATTTATTTCATATGGTTCTTTTAAATTTTATTGTTCATGGAATCTTTAATCGAAATACGCATATCAAACATACTTGAATGAATTTATTCAAATTCAAACAACGGATTTGAATTCAGATACCAATCAATCAAGTAAAGTATAAACTAAAAAAATCGTGCGAAATAAGTTTAATTAACTAGAAAAAAAATACAGTTTGCTGGTGAAAAAGAAAACAATAGCGACTGATAATTCGCACCGCATTTCGAATTTTACTTTGAATCGAATTCAACCTATGAATTTCGAACCGACCCCattattcaaaaataaaaattcaaTTATATTTCTATCTAAAAATCGCATTATATGATTTTTGATATTAAAAATTCatttatgtttttatttagtttatacTAGATTATAACCCCGTGTTTTACACGGTTGAATAAAGAATCAAACAGTTAGTAATGAATATTTAAATTATAAGACGATAATTTTAGACGTTTTTCAAATGCCAAAATAAATTTTGTATCGTGTATGATCAATATGTGATGGGTGTGATCAATATGTGTAATGTTTAtcaagtttataaatatgaaaGTATTTaattcattgattaaagaaactTCCTCATCAACTTTCTCAGCAGTCAATAACcattgtttgtattttttttttttttaaattgaatgAATTATATGTATATACAAACACAATGTTAGTATCTTGTGTATTACACTACACAACTTAAGTAAATGTAATGTTCGGTACTTAATAACAAAAAAATGTAATGTTTTTAGAAAACCTGTGTAGTGTTCGAGTTGAATACACATGGTTATTACACCAATGTGAGTATTAAATAATATTTCAAATATAATTTGATACTTTAATTATATAATCTGCTAGTAATTTTAGTATCTTAAGTTATACTAtcaataaaattataaatttttgTACATGTTATATGATAATTTATTAGTTGTTATATCCTGTTTTTATCgaaataatatattatatgttATTAAGTTGGTATGCTTGAATCAAATTGTTGATATTTTTATACTccggttcttcttctttttttactattttaataatatgtataaaaatattattataaaaaatattgttattttaatattattagttATAAAAACGATTAATATAATAATGTATCAAacaatttcagaaaaaaaaatatatataaagtaaCTAAAATTACATAGTTCTTATTATGATTATAATTTTGTATTGAAAAAGGAAAAAATCAAACCATCTCGATGATATTGATATTGAAAGAGTAAAATGATTATATAGTTAATATAAgctctatctatttttatttacACCAATTTTGTTTTAGATTTGTATTTATCTTTTTAGATTTGTTGAGATTTTATAGgagttataattaaaaaaaagagaTAAATTGTttgtataaataaaaaatatgagATTGAAGGAGAGATTGACATGTGGCATTAAGTtgagtcttttattaatatttagattagattagatttgtatacacatataatttatttttttttatttatcgtTCCTCGTTATTTGTACTGGACAAATATATAATggataataaaatattattctcTCCGCATTAAaacactataaataagcaaccTTTTTATGCATGTATGTCTTGTACCTAATGCTTTGggagattttcaaaaaaaatttgatatttttacttttcacccaaaagtatttgctaaattacttttaacccaaaactatttgtttttttacttttaacccaaaactttttattttttactatctatcctcacaactttttttactttcaactttagtcctttatagttttcatttttcgctttatgttttgttttaaattttgtggattaacacatcgcaacgttcGTGTGTGGTGTAACgtttttatgtttcgttctaaaCTTTGCGaattaacacgacgcaacgtgcgtgtggggttcaacgtttttacatcgtctattatttccccgtttgacaagttcgacataaagtgcgggtcctagatcgacttagttattaatTTCCATGTTTagcgtttcggtctaatttcttcaCATAAACACGCCGTAACTTCAGTGTTGCTGGTCGCTGCGGTAATGTGGCATTGATGCTATTTGGAACAGTTTTACGCCCCTGGGGGTTTTTCAAAGacaaaatggttatgcatatggttgttgtaaccttggctttgggggtttttcaaaaaaaaaaatttgatcgTTTAATTTACTTTTcaccaaaagtatttcataaattacttttaacccaaaactatttgttttttacttttaacccaaaactttttatctttttcaatctatcctcataactcGCTTTTTGTAGTTTCAACTTTGGtcatttatagttttcattttctgcaattttttcgctttatgcttcgttctaaattttgtgacttaacacatcacaacgtgcgtctttggtttaacgtttttacgtttcgttctaaattttgcgagttaacacgacgcaacgtgcgtgtgtgggagaacgtttttacatcgtctattttttttcccatttgacaggttcaacataacgtgcggttcctaaatcgacttagttataactaatgAATTGCCGCTGCATTGCGGCGGGTTGTAATTCTAGTTTCTAGTAAAATAACAAATAATTGCATGCTTATTTACATATGTGAGGTGATCACgaacatttttttattaattaaaaggaaaatagatttacatatttatttacatATGTGACagttaatatatttttatattaagAAAATCAGTTTTTTGTTTTAAGTTTTAGTAGAATTAAGTCATTGTTTTTTGAAATGAAGTTATCCAATTAGAATAGGAGTGAGAAATTAATAAATTAAGATAAAACATcattttagtaaatatttttgaaacaccaccattttggtaaatattttttccacTAACACCACTTTAGTAAAAAACTCAGATAATGCCCCCATCCTAGGGCGTTTTAAGTCATGTGACGATTCAGCAAAtaggcattatggggcattatattAAAGGGGTATAGGGGGGATGTGGGTTAtagggcattatgttaaaagggggtataaatataattaaataaaaaaaccttaaaaatgcTATTGGCCAAAAACTTTCATATAATACCATTTTAGCGTTATTCAAAACACGCCGGTGGGGGTTTTTTGCGAAAACACGCTGGATCACGCCGGGGGGTTGGGGGAGGGCGTTTTGGGGCGTGTTTAGGGGGAGATAACGCCGGATCACggcccactacgggtggtctaactCAAACCCCTCATATTTAATGGTAGGTGATTAAGTAAAAATATGAATTTACCAATACCTTGTTACTCAACAagttttgatttaaaaaaaaaaaaaaaaagaaacgaaAAAAGAACCACAATCTTAGCTAGGCAACCCATTAAAAGTTTTGATTACATAAAAAATTTGTACCATTTTACCTTCCAAACATCACATAACAATGAAATGAACGAATAGCAAATAAAAAAGAGAAAAATTTATTTattgatgaaatgtttaacaaaaaagAAACCCCCTAAGTATTAACTAAATCCAGTACACCTAAGGCCTATCCATCCAAACTCTTCCTCcaaattttttcttttttcattttgTATATATCTTCAtcttcacatatatatatacacacacagaGGGCATATCTATATCCAGAAAAGCCCACTTGTAATTTACATTGGAACAGGCTACCGGAAATGGAAGAAGACACAACAGAATAGGGAATGATAGGCTTATGATAGTGGGGGTAAATTGGGAATTCTAAAAACACTAGCATCTTGATAAGAAAAGAATAATGAAGGCTATTGATAATGGCTTTCTGAAGATTAAGGTAAATTACTAATCTAACCTTCTCTAGTTCCCACAGGCGTTGGCTAAGAAAGATTGGCTCTTGATGATATGATTATTGTGTTCTTTATGTAGTTTCGATACAGGAGGTTGATGATCGGAAGGAGGGGAAATTACAACTATGCCCTTCATTCACCGATGACAATTGGATTCGTTTAGAAGCTATAATGGCGGACAGAGGATTCCAATACTTCTCGAGATGGGCAGACCATTTCCTTCATTCGATTActctttttgtaaatcttgatTGTTGGTACAATTCTTATATTCTCAAAATTTGCAATTGCGGCGCTCTCTTCGATATCAACCTTTACATTAAAAAGAATCGTTAAACAAGTGAATGAAAGAATCACATTTCTACATGTGTGTGCGCTTGTGCATGATTCTTGATTATAAAAAtcaaaagagttaaatgtcattttagtccttgtggtttgggtcattttgccagtttagtccaaaggtttcatttttcacctgtgggtccaaaaatgtttcaccgttgccattttagtctactgggttaacttcatcttttttttttttgttaacgagaaggccaatttggtcattttatatgtaactatgttaactagaagggcaattcggccatctAAAACGACCGAATTaaccttctcgttaacagaaaaaatggatgaagttaacccagtggattaaaatggtaacggtgaaacctttttggacccataggtaaaaaatgaaacctttgaactaaactgacaaaatgacccaaaccacagggactaaaatggcatttaactttACAATATTTTCGGAGCCATAAACAAGTGAATGCAAGAATCAATAATATTAAGCTTCTTGAACATAGAATACCTTGAGAAAACTTATAGATGGATATCGAATGCATAAGGTGTCTAGAAACGGGGATATCTGGTTGCATTGAAGATCAGATGTTGTTTTAAAAAGAACAACAGAGGCTCCTACATTTCAAACATAAAAAGTCAAAGCCTTTTCTCAAGAAACAAAgcatattattttaatacatgatGAATAAATAACCAACCAGTTGAAGCAACTGCAGCTTTGAACTGTTCAAGATTATTAATCAGTTCAACTTCACCACCAAATTTCAAATTATACACTTCTTCCCCTCGCGATTTCTTTAAAGCCACTTGCGCATGAAATAAAGATTCGGCTATGTCATTATTATCCGGAAGCTCTCTCCTCAAAACCTCGTAATCGCTTACTGATTCAGCCCACCTTTCAAGCTGtgacattaaaaaaaaaaaaaaaaaaaacttaattaatTAAGATTAGTGCTTTTAAAGAAAAGAATCTCAATTTGAAGTATTTTATTACATGGTTTTCTTGAAATTTCGACATGcaattcaaattcaaacttattattatatgtatataCCTTGGTGTATGTAGCGGCTCTACGAAGAAGAGCTTTTGTATAATTTGGATGATTAAGAAGGGCTTGATTACAATCATCAAGAGATCTTTCAAATTGCCCGAGTTTAAACCAACAAGCTGCACGATTGCAGTACAAAATTGAATTTGAGGGATCAAATTTAAGCCCTTCGCCGTAAGCCGAACAGGCTTCGGTGAATCGTTCGGATTTAAACAAATCATTGCCACGAGCCCGGGCTCTACACAAAGACCTTATGTTTTGAAGCAAAACCGCAACCTCCACGTTTCTAGGATCAATTTGTATTGATTTCTCGATAGAAGCAGCCGCGCTCTCGAATCTTTGAAAAggaaataaaaaaagttattttgAATCGTTTTGTTTCAAAACACGATGCCAATATCTCACACAAACTCACCTTCCCAATGCCATGTCAATCTGAGCGCGAGTAAACAAAATGTACGCTTCAGATTGCATCCCGAAAAACTTCGCTTGAGAACAAGACGGGCTAGTAGTTGAGTCGAATTTAGGCGCATGTGAAAGAACTGAATCAGCATCATCTAATCGATGGAGCTTCAACAATGCTTCAGCTTTGCATGCGAATAGCTAAAAGTTCGTAACATAAACAAATTCAGTTCCATCACAATCATTAATGATTGAATCAACTATTTCATAAAAACTGAGTCGCGTTACCTGAGGACAAGCGTCTGCTCCACATGAAATAGCACCACCGGCTTCCCTTAACACACAGCCCCAGTCTCGGACCCTTCTAGAGTTCATACACGCGTTTAAGTGCTTTTCTACTAATTGCAACTTTTGGGCCtcgttcgggtcgggttggtACTCCTTAAAATGAAGGTGCCTCCTTGCATTTTCAACCTGTCCTAAACTGTCATTGCTTACATGAATCAGATTCAAGTAATCACACTGTTTTTCTACGCATTGTAATCTTCGGAATTCGATCAAGAACCGCATCATAACAATACCCATGattacaaaaataataaaaacaagaTCTAATTCAACATTACAAGATCAAGATTCATCCAAGATGATGACTAATTCAACAAGAATATGACATGAATTAGATCTACAAAACTGGGTTTTTCATATTCAAGACTTCTTGAAAAACATACAACCAAAAAAAAAAGATCAGAACTTTTCTTATAATCTTGAACTTACCTAACAAGAAGAGAACCTAACCGATGATGAGCTCTCACATACCCAGAATCCAATCTTATAGCTTCGTCACATTCTTTAACAGCTTCACTCAACCTCTTCAAACCCATCAATGCGGCTGCACGGTTACAATGGTAGGCTGCATTCACAGGGGATAAAGATATTGCTCTATCATAAAAACTCAAAGCCTCTAAAAAATGCCCCTTTTTATACTCTTCATTCCCtaatttcttcaaatcttccGGATCCATTGACACCCTTTTCGAACTTAAACCGGCCGGAAAAGGTTCCCCTTTACCTCCGGTAGCGGCAGCGGCGCCGGAGCCGGACCCACCGCGCATTATGCTACCATGACCATAATTACCGGTTCCTAAGCCAAACACTTCGGGTTTGGAGCTCCGATTTGACATCATACCCGTTTTTAAAACCCTCACGGACCGGCAAATATTGCCAGCCGGAAGCACGTTGACCGGCGGAGAAGTGGCTGAGCTCCCGCCGGAATATATTGACGACCCGGATTCGGACCGGGTATGACCCGGTTTGACGCCTCTCGAGCCGGAAACCGAAAATGTCGGTGAACTGTCAACCGACAACTCGCCGGAGTCTGATATTCTAGTACCGGTTCCGGTTCGACCCGAAACTGACCCATTTCCGGTTCGACCCGAGAGCGTCCCGGATGAGCTTGAGCTGGTGCTGATTGTGGGTCGAACTGTTAAAGGTGAAATGGGTGAAGCCGGAGCCGACCCAGGAGCAAAATCAAGTTCTCGGAAGTCGGGTTTATTGGTGGTGTCGCCATTGCAGGTGAGTGAGTTCCGAAGACGATCGGAGAGTGTGGTAAACCCTAATTCCGAAATGGGTTTACAAGACTCCGACATTTTGAAGCGAAATCTTGATGGAAAAGAGATTAAAGATTGAAACTTTATCCCTCCCGCAAAATCTTTTTCAACCACAGAGAAGAAACAAAGAGCAAAAGAGAAAGAAAGCAGATGGGGATCTTGTGATTTAAAGGGGAAGCAAGGAATGAATAGTTTCTAGAGAGTTTTACAGAGAGGAAAGAGAAGAGAAGGAGATGatgattttttatatatatttttggaattttgttgatttttttaagCTGCCTTTGTTCCCACACCTCTCCTGTATATCTTATTTTCATATCCATAGTGTATACGGATCGTATACAAAATATACGGCTCGTATAGAATGTTTTTTTAATAGGAAAAATGCGCAGATAATGTTTTTTTGATTTTACTATATATGGCCCATATATAGTTATACGATCTGTGTACATGTGTATATGATTTGTAAAAACTATAcggctcaatggatttattttgggaggtttttgatgttaccaaatgtatacgggccgtatatatgaatgttttttcaagtatcacgttttttccagtaaaaacaccatcattctagggtttctaaactcttcatcacctttaacaacgttgatcggaacacgccgcttaaatcggagcataagtagagtaacgttaccgatcagtccgttgatcgagtaactagcagaagaacccgacacaaacaagttctccacagtttgttattcagatctctattcggtcttCTTttcaaactacaacacacgataactttaaactttatagtgtgtgatttgacccggaaatgattggaggtgattgctacttttaataagttgtcatagttgtcaaattcgatttcaacagatcttttccttttccttcaatttctagaacattctccgtaacatgaagacgtgtcgggttattctactagtggtatttttaaggaagtattgaagattgaatgtgcaaacccaaccgttttttactacggaaacggtggctatgcgaaatacaaacctcaaccgttttttactacggaaacggtggctatgcgaaatacaaaccgcaatcttttgtgactatgggaaaccaAGAACAAACCCTATTTCGAAACTCATGTCTTCGCATCAGCATTGTTTATCACCCTGTttgagcattggaaacccgacaaatagtcttgacaactgtgacagcttatctatctgtgtgtgtcaGGTGCAAGAGAACTGCGActtattttcagttatttctattgatccacaaattccattgtttaaatcagaatcaggttctcaagacaatgatcgttctaatagattaaatagaataaaccaatttttaccatttttacccatagtatacgggtcgtataacaatatacggcccgtatacaatcatctcatacattgtatacgatcggtaaaaatattttttaccaaGAGTATACGGTCGTATAAAccgtatacgacccgtatacatatggtaaaaaatggtaaaaacctctttaatctattagaacgatccaataaacgaagaacaaagcctattttcaAAACACAGGTTCATACAGTGCTGTAATAGGTTGTGGTTCAGCCAAAATGACATATAGCATTACTAATGGTTCAAGTAAGTGTCTAAAATTTTGCAAATTCAGGTTtaccttgttagtttctcaaacaCTACTAA encodes the following:
- the LOC110912841 gene encoding TPR repeat-containing thioredoxin TTL1; protein product: MSESCKPISELGFTTLSDRLRNSLTCNGDTTNKPDFRELDFAPGSAPASPISPLTVRPTISTSSSSSGTLSGRTGNGSVSGRTGTGTRISDSGELSVDSSPTFSVSGSRGVKPGHTRSESGSSIYSGGSSATSPPVNVLPAGNICRSVRVLKTGMMSNRSSKPEVFGLGTGNYGHGSIMRGGSGSGAAAATGGKGEPFPAGLSSKRVSMDPEDLKKLGNEEYKKGHFLEALSFYDRAISLSPVNAAYHCNRAAALMGLKRLSEAVKECDEAIRLDSGYVRAHHRLGSLLVSLGQVENARRHLHFKEYQPDPNEAQKLQLVEKHLNACMNSRRVRDWGCVLREAGGAISCGADACPQLFACKAEALLKLHRLDDADSVLSHAPKFDSTTSPSCSQAKFFGMQSEAYILFTRAQIDMALGRFESAAASIEKSIQIDPRNVEVAVLLQNIRSLCRARARGNDLFKSERFTEACSAYGEGLKFDPSNSILYCNRAACWFKLGQFERSLDDCNQALLNHPNYTKALLRRAATYTKLERWAESVSDYEVLRRELPDNNDIAESLFHAQVALKKSRGEEVYNLKFGGEVELINNLEQFKAAVASTGASVVLFKTTSDLQCNQISPFLDTLCIRYPSISFLKVDIEESAAIANFENIRIVPTIKIYKKSNRMKEMVCPSREVLESSVRHYSF